In Notamacropus eugenii isolate mMacEug1 chromosome 1, mMacEug1.pri_v2, whole genome shotgun sequence, one genomic interval encodes:
- the LOC140517653 gene encoding uncharacterized protein, translated as MHAYMHTSTTARTRPTPFDIIFYPEAEQPTVDPPGSAPPLCRTRLGPAPEQSPARPRPSAPLNRARARLGPAPLRSPCSSGPAPEQSPARPRPSAESLLFRPRPSAEPGSAPPLHRAPLGFRPSAEVMQSPPSAESLLFRPRPSAEPYSGPSLRWLRPFAVEPGAERPSPHCGLSFLWPRTVRSCLSELRSTWGGIKPAGGPHKKPETILDKGFQDQHLHLDIR; from the exons atgcatgcatacatgcacacctCCACCACGGCTAGGACTCGCCCCACCCCTTTTGATATCATTTTCTATCCTGAGGCTGAGCAACCTACCGTGGATCCCCCTGGCTCGGCCCCGCCCCTCTGCAGAACCCGGCTCGGCCCCGCCCCTGAACAGAGCCCGGCTCGGCCCCGCCCCTCTGCGCCCCTGAACAGAGCCCG AGCCCGGCTCGGCCCCGCCCCTTTGCGGAGTCCTTGCTCTTCAGGCCCCGCCCCTGAACAGAGCCCGGCTCGGCCCCGCCCTTCTGCGGAGTCCTTGCTCTTCAGGCCCCGCCCCTCTGCAGAGCCTGGTTCGGCCCCGCCCCTGCACAGAGCCCCGCTCGGGTTCCGCCCCTCTGCAGAGGTGATGCAGTCTCCACCCTCTGCAGAGTCCTTGCTCTTCAGGCCCCGCCCCTCTGCAGAGCCCTATTCAGGGCCCTCCCTCCGCTGGCTCCGCCCCTTTGCGGTAGAACCCGGGGCGGAGCGCCCTAGCCCTCACTGCGGTCTTTCTTTCCTGTGGCCTCGGACGGTGAGGTCATGTCTTTCCGAGCTCCGCTCCACGTGGGG AGGGATCAAGCCAGCTGGCGGCCCCCATAAGAAGCCTGAGACCATTCTCGACAAGGGATTTCAG GACCAGCACCTGCATCTGGACATCAGGTGA